The following proteins are co-located in the Thermus hydrothermalis genome:
- a CDS encoding YibE/F family protein, whose translation MWQGLFLFLLLSAWAAGEGGYLLGQILALDPARGVAQVRVAEGVQEALLPADGGGFRVGERVVLYREGGRLYVTEPDRFPHLFLLLGLFALFALLLGRGKGFRGLLGTFMSLLVVVYFVVPRVASGGNPLLYAFLGSVGVLFLTLYLVHGVNRKTTAALLGTLLSVAFVLLLALFFTRAMGFTGLASEEALLLRQWGGVDLVSLYLAGVVVGALGALTDVTVTQAAVVQALSHANPHLGLWELYRRGMEVGYDHIGSLVNTLVLAYAAGSLPLFLLLTKDPTPLRFLLNTEPFAAELASMVLGSLGLLLAVPLTTWVAALAFRGGRGGPPDHAHPH comes from the coding sequence ATGTGGCAAGGGCTTTTCCTTTTTCTCCTCCTTTCCGCTTGGGCCGCGGGGGAAGGAGGCTACCTTTTGGGGCAGATCCTGGCCCTGGACCCGGCGCGGGGCGTGGCCCAGGTGCGGGTGGCGGAAGGGGTCCAGGAGGCCCTCCTTCCCGCCGACGGGGGCGGCTTCCGGGTGGGGGAGCGGGTGGTCCTCTACCGCGAGGGGGGAAGGCTTTACGTCACCGAGCCCGACCGGTTTCCCCACCTTTTCCTTCTCCTCGGCCTCTTCGCCCTTTTTGCCCTCCTCCTCGGGCGGGGAAAGGGGTTTAGGGGGCTTTTGGGCACCTTCATGAGCCTTCTGGTGGTGGTCTACTTCGTGGTGCCCCGGGTGGCCTCGGGGGGAAACCCCCTTCTCTACGCCTTCTTGGGGAGCGTGGGCGTGCTCTTCCTCACCCTTTACCTGGTGCACGGGGTGAACCGCAAGACCACGGCGGCCCTCCTCGGGACCCTGCTCTCCGTGGCCTTCGTCCTCCTCTTAGCCCTTTTTTTCACCCGGGCCATGGGCTTCACGGGCCTCGCCTCCGAGGAGGCGCTTCTCCTCCGGCAGTGGGGTGGGGTGGACCTCGTGTCCCTGTACCTGGCGGGGGTGGTGGTGGGGGCCTTGGGGGCCCTCACGGACGTCACCGTCACCCAGGCGGCGGTGGTCCAGGCCCTAAGCCACGCCAATCCCCACCTGGGGCTTTGGGAGCTCTACCGCCGGGGGATGGAGGTGGGGTACGACCACATCGGGAGCCTGGTGAACACCCTGGTCCTGGCCTACGCCGCCGGTTCCTTGCCCCTTTTCCTCCTCCTCACCAAGGACCCCACCCCCTTGCGCTTCCTCCTCAACACCGAGCCCTTCGCCGCCGAGCTCGCCAGCATGGTCTTGGGCTCGTTGGGGCTTCTCCTCGCCGTGCCCCTCACCACCTGGGTGGCGGCCTTGGCCTTCCGCGGGGGGCGGGGCGGGCCGCCGGACCACGCCCACCCCCACTAG
- a CDS encoding zinc uptake transcriptional regulator, producing MERATKQRRAIREAFLEAKRPLSPQEVLALARKKVPSLGLATVYRNLKALVEEGFLTPVALPGEPPRYEPAGLEHHHHFFCRRCGRVFELLGCELALTHLPPGFQAEDHEVTVYGRCPECAL from the coding sequence ATGGAGCGGGCCACCAAGCAACGGCGGGCCATCCGGGAGGCCTTCTTGGAGGCGAAAAGGCCCCTCTCCCCCCAGGAGGTCCTGGCCCTGGCCCGGAAGAAGGTGCCCTCCCTGGGCCTCGCCACCGTCTACCGCAACCTCAAGGCCCTGGTGGAGGAAGGCTTCCTCACCCCCGTGGCCCTGCCGGGCGAGCCCCCCCGGTACGAGCCCGCCGGCCTGGAGCACCACCACCACTTCTTCTGCCGGCGGTGCGGCCGGGTGTTTGAGCTTTTGGGGTGCGAGCTCGCCCTAACCCACCTCCCCCCCGGCTTCCAGGCCGAGGACCACGAGGTCACGGTCTATGGCCGTTGCCCGGAGTGCGCCTTATAA
- a CDS encoding DNA translocase FtsK, whose translation MAKRKPAKASRGYEREGYVALLGALAIFLSSPFLPLDTGALGEALGAFYRAVGLPGYLLPPSLFLLAVALYRQKPLKPLLRHLLFAYLLAFSLLPLAGPLAGEWGQGFRRLLEERAGALGLLAPLLLGSLVLDLWRSRPPFSLLLLGMRKGVEGVRRTRQALKALLLRQRIRALARLYPEHAALHALAKSLAPEELPEVEGALRRFLEERVAELRRQMEADQRPLEPRLLALEGALKAPIPGEGPLREALEERRAALYLEVQALKARLKALQTLPRLTPSLRGLLLGRKLREERRGRWEEVAGLLEDLEARQEELSRWLPFLTLGPEAEKEALKALLTGNPPPSPSEAKEAPRAEPEPEPFDLDLVFPEPTPPPKDPPRPQGEVRVAVAPSTALTLPTPGLLDPPEPKGHLRALEEEAERLKGAIAETLKQFGVQAEVVGHARGPSVTRYELLPAPGEKISRIQSLQNDLARALAVGAVRIEAPIPGKHTVGLEVPNPKRELVRFSEAVLSPSFQNAKALLPLVLGKSIEGEIWVRDLAKMPHLLIAGSTGSGKSVAINVLIASLLFKHLPTHLRLLLIDPKMVELTPYEGIPHLVRPVVTSPEEAAGVLQGAVAHMERRYRLMSQVGARNLEQYNAKMEKEGGETLPYLVIVVDELADLMMTAPKEVEAAILRLAQMSRATGMHLILATQRPSVDILTSLIKVNIPARLAFAVASGFDSRTILDTQGAEKLIGQGDALFHQPGLTKPVRLQVPYLSEEEVARLAGYLRGQSFEDRFAEAYGADFEPPKAPEGTGPGEVDFSDPLLKKAAEIVVEEGYGSVSRLQRRLSIGHARAGKLMDALEAMGIVGPPKGSKPREVLITKEQLKDFFG comes from the coding sequence ATGGCCAAGCGGAAGCCCGCCAAGGCTAGCCGTGGGTACGAGCGGGAGGGTTACGTCGCCCTTCTCGGGGCCCTGGCCATCTTCCTCTCCTCCCCCTTCCTCCCCCTGGACACCGGAGCCCTCGGCGAGGCCTTGGGCGCCTTCTACCGGGCGGTGGGCCTGCCCGGCTACCTCCTTCCCCCAAGCCTTTTCCTCCTGGCGGTGGCCCTGTACCGGCAAAAGCCCCTCAAGCCCCTCCTCCGCCACCTCCTTTTCGCCTACCTCCTCGCCTTTAGCCTCCTCCCCCTGGCGGGGCCCTTGGCGGGGGAATGGGGCCAAGGGTTTAGGCGCCTTTTGGAGGAACGGGCGGGGGCCTTGGGCCTCCTGGCGCCCCTCCTCCTCGGGAGCCTGGTCCTGGACCTTTGGCGTTCCCGCCCCCCCTTCTCCCTCCTCCTTTTGGGGATGCGGAAGGGGGTGGAGGGGGTGCGGCGGACGCGGCAGGCGCTAAAAGCCCTCCTCTTGCGGCAGAGAATCCGGGCCTTAGCCCGGCTCTACCCCGAGCACGCCGCCCTCCATGCCCTGGCCAAAAGCCTCGCCCCCGAGGAACTCCCCGAGGTGGAAGGGGCCTTGCGAAGGTTTTTGGAGGAACGGGTAGCGGAGCTTAGGCGCCAAATGGAAGCGGACCAAAGGCCCCTCGAGCCCAGGCTCCTCGCCCTGGAGGGCGCCCTCAAGGCCCCCATCCCGGGGGAAGGGCCCTTGCGGGAGGCCCTGGAGGAGCGGCGCGCCGCCTTATACCTGGAGGTCCAGGCCCTAAAGGCGCGGCTTAAAGCCCTGCAAACCCTTCCCCGGCTAACCCCTTCCCTTAGGGGCCTCCTCCTGGGCCGCAAACTGCGGGAAGAGCGGCGGGGGCGCTGGGAGGAGGTGGCGGGGCTCCTCGAGGACCTGGAGGCCCGCCAGGAGGAGCTATCCCGCTGGCTCCCCTTCCTCACCCTTGGGCCCGAGGCGGAGAAGGAGGCCCTCAAGGCCCTCCTCACCGGCAACCCCCCACCCTCGCCTTCGGAGGCCAAGGAAGCCCCCAGGGCGGAGCCCGAACCCGAGCCCTTTGACCTGGACCTGGTCTTCCCCGAACCCACCCCGCCCCCCAAAGACCCCCCCCGCCCCCAAGGGGAGGTCCGGGTGGCGGTGGCGCCGAGCACCGCCCTCACCCTGCCCACCCCCGGGCTCCTTGACCCCCCCGAGCCCAAGGGCCACCTCCGCGCCCTGGAGGAGGAGGCGGAAAGGCTCAAGGGGGCCATCGCCGAAACCCTCAAGCAGTTCGGCGTGCAGGCGGAGGTGGTGGGCCACGCCCGGGGGCCCTCGGTCACCCGCTACGAGCTCCTCCCCGCCCCCGGGGAGAAGATCAGCCGCATCCAAAGCCTGCAAAACGACCTGGCCCGGGCCTTGGCGGTGGGGGCGGTGCGCATTGAGGCCCCCATCCCCGGGAAGCACACCGTGGGCCTGGAGGTGCCGAACCCCAAGCGGGAGCTGGTGCGCTTCTCCGAGGCGGTGCTCTCCCCAAGCTTCCAAAACGCCAAGGCCCTCCTGCCCCTGGTCCTGGGCAAAAGCATTGAGGGGGAGATCTGGGTAAGGGACCTGGCCAAGATGCCCCACCTCCTCATCGCCGGGTCCACGGGAAGCGGGAAGAGCGTGGCCATCAACGTCCTCATCGCAAGCCTCCTCTTCAAACACCTCCCCACCCACCTGCGCCTCCTCCTCATTGACCCCAAGATGGTGGAGCTCACCCCCTACGAGGGCATCCCCCACCTGGTGCGCCCCGTGGTGACGAGCCCCGAGGAGGCCGCCGGGGTCCTGCAAGGGGCGGTGGCCCACATGGAAAGGCGCTACCGCCTCATGAGCCAGGTGGGGGCCAGGAACCTGGAGCAGTACAACGCCAAGATGGAGAAGGAGGGGGGCGAAACCCTGCCCTACCTGGTCATCGTGGTGGACGAGCTCGCCGACCTGATGATGACCGCCCCCAAGGAGGTGGAGGCGGCCATCCTCCGCCTCGCCCAGATGAGCCGGGCCACGGGGATGCACCTCATCCTCGCCACCCAGCGCCCCAGCGTGGACATCCTCACCTCCCTCATCAAGGTGAACATCCCTGCCCGCCTGGCCTTCGCCGTGGCCAGCGGCTTTGACTCCCGCACCATCCTGGACACGCAAGGGGCGGAGAAGCTCATCGGCCAAGGGGACGCCCTCTTCCACCAGCCCGGCCTCACCAAGCCCGTGCGCCTCCAGGTGCCCTACCTCTCCGAGGAGGAGGTGGCCCGCCTGGCCGGGTACCTGCGGGGGCAGAGCTTTGAGGACCGCTTCGCCGAGGCCTACGGGGCCGACTTTGAACCCCCCAAGGCCCCGGAGGGTACCGGGCCGGGAGAGGTGGACTTCTCCGACCCCCTCCTGAAGAAGGCGGCGGAGATCGTGGTGGAGGAAGGCTACGGGTCGGTGAGCCGACTGCAACGCCGGCTTTCCATCGGCCACGCCCGGGCCGGAAAGCTGATGGACGCCCTCGAGGCCATGGGCATCGTGGGCCCCCCCAAGGGCTCCAAACCCCGGGAGGTCCTCATCACCAAGGAGCAACTCAAGGACTTCTTCGGCTAG
- the speD gene encoding S-adenosylmethionine decarboxylase, with protein MEMVPGGRWVAEIYGCDLDVLENPKMVEAALLDAVMRLGAPKDSAQSVVYKFHPQGLSAAVVSPVAAVMIHTWPEDNASATLDLYFYRDGVDPEEVLKGLSRAFGAKEESAFRYWRGTEHAIRRRSFAGNQGG; from the coding sequence GTGGAAATGGTGCCGGGTGGGCGCTGGGTAGCGGAGATTTACGGCTGCGATCTGGACGTGCTGGAAAACCCCAAGATGGTGGAGGCGGCCCTTCTGGATGCGGTGATGCGCCTGGGGGCCCCTAAGGACTCGGCCCAGTCCGTGGTCTACAAGTTCCACCCCCAGGGGCTTTCCGCCGCCGTGGTGAGCCCGGTGGCGGCGGTGATGATCCACACCTGGCCCGAGGACAACGCCTCCGCCACCTTGGACCTCTACTTCTACCGGGACGGGGTGGACCCGGAGGAGGTCCTCAAGGGGCTTTCCCGGGCCTTTGGGGCCAAGGAGGAGTCCGCCTTCCGCTACTGGCGGGGCACGGAGCACGCCATCCGGCGCCGGAGCTTTGCGGGCAACCAAGGAGGTTAG
- the speE gene encoding polyamine aminopropyltransferase, with protein MEYGMYFFEHITPFETMVRRMERVIASGRTRYQDYFLFESQGFGKVLILDKDVQSTEKDEYIYHETLVHPAMLAHPEPKTVLIVGGGEGATLREVLRHPTVERAVMVDIDGELVEVAKQHMPEWHQGAFDDPRTVLVIDDARAYLERTQDAYDVVIVDLTDPVGEDNPARLLYTVEFYRLVKAHLNPGGVMGMQAGMIMLTHHRVHPVVHRTVREAFRYVRSYKNHIPGFFLNFGFLLASDAFDPAAFSEGVIEARIRERNLPLRHLNAPYLEAMFVLPKDLQEALDKEEMVSTDANPFYVTPEGDARQAPYIR; from the coding sequence ATGGAATACGGCATGTACTTTTTTGAACACATCACCCCCTTTGAGACCATGGTGCGGCGCATGGAGCGGGTCATCGCCTCGGGCCGCACCCGGTACCAGGACTACTTCCTCTTTGAGAGCCAGGGCTTCGGCAAGGTGCTGATCCTGGATAAGGACGTGCAAAGCACGGAAAAGGACGAGTACATCTACCACGAAACCCTGGTCCACCCCGCCATGCTCGCCCACCCCGAGCCCAAGACCGTGCTCATCGTGGGGGGCGGGGAGGGGGCGACCCTGAGGGAGGTCCTCCGCCACCCCACGGTGGAAAGGGCGGTGATGGTGGACATTGACGGGGAGCTCGTGGAGGTGGCCAAGCAGCACATGCCCGAATGGCACCAGGGGGCCTTTGACGACCCCCGGACCGTCCTCGTCATTGACGACGCCCGGGCCTACCTGGAGCGGACCCAGGACGCCTACGACGTGGTGATCGTTGACCTCACCGACCCCGTGGGGGAGGACAACCCGGCCCGCCTCCTCTACACTGTGGAGTTCTACCGCCTGGTGAAGGCGCACCTGAACCCGGGCGGGGTGATGGGGATGCAGGCGGGGATGATCATGCTCACCCACCACCGGGTCCACCCCGTGGTCCACCGCACGGTGCGGGAGGCTTTCCGCTACGTGCGGAGTTACAAGAACCATATCCCGGGCTTCTTCCTAAACTTCGGTTTCCTCCTGGCCTCGGACGCCTTTGACCCCGCCGCCTTCTCCGAAGGGGTCATAGAGGCCCGCATCCGGGAGCGGAACCTCCCCTTGCGCCACCTGAACGCCCCCTACCTCGAGGCCATGTTCGTCCTGCCCAAGGACCTGCAGGAGGCCTTGGACAAGGAGGAGATGGTTTCCACCGACGCCAACCCCTTCTACGTCACCCCAGAAGGGGACGCCCGCCAAGCGCCCTACATCCGGTAG
- a CDS encoding DsbA family protein → MPRAIVLLVVALALLGLGWILWGPKGKAGLDPTQGARFALGREDAPVVVVDFSNYLCPHCQNHALNVLPRLKAEYIDTGKVRYLFRDFPFPGQANVIRASEAAACASEAGRYYEYHEVLFRAASAWGNLAGEVLDRYLVDLAGQLGLDTQAFQACLASGRHRDGVLADQKLANDLGLTGTPTFFIAGEKRTGFLPYEEWKALLDQALSQK, encoded by the coding sequence ATGCCGCGCGCTATTGTTCTCCTGGTGGTGGCCCTGGCCCTTTTGGGCCTGGGCTGGATCCTGTGGGGACCCAAGGGCAAGGCGGGGCTGGACCCCACCCAGGGGGCCCGCTTCGCCTTGGGGCGGGAGGACGCCCCCGTGGTGGTGGTGGACTTCTCCAACTACCTCTGCCCCCACTGCCAGAACCACGCCCTGAACGTCCTTCCCCGGCTGAAGGCGGAGTACATAGACACGGGCAAGGTGCGCTACCTCTTCCGCGACTTCCCCTTCCCCGGCCAGGCCAACGTGATCCGGGCGAGCGAGGCCGCCGCCTGCGCCAGCGAAGCGGGGCGCTACTACGAGTACCACGAGGTCCTCTTCCGCGCGGCGAGCGCCTGGGGCAACCTGGCGGGGGAGGTCCTGGACCGCTATTTGGTGGACCTGGCGGGGCAACTGGGCCTGGACACCCAGGCCTTCCAGGCCTGCTTGGCCTCCGGGCGGCACCGGGATGGCGTTTTGGCGGACCAGAAGCTGGCAAACGACCTCGGCCTCACCGGAACCCCCACCTTCTTCATCGCCGGGGAGAAGCGCACGGGCTTCCTGCCCTACGAGGAATGGAAAGCCCTCCTGGACCAGGCCCTTTCCCAGAAATAG
- a CDS encoding cation:proton antiporter family protein: MEALWVAAAFALGLFATRLGLPPLVGYLGAGFGLHALGLRETEFLRHAAEIGVLLLLFSVGLKLRLKDLLEPRVLGAGGLHLLLFALLALPFVGLLPLAVALGFSSTVLVAKLLEDKRELTTYHGRLSLGILVLQDLVAVGLLTLYGAGSVSPWTLLVLLFPLFRSQVGWLLERSGHEELLVLFGMGLALLGGETFRQVGLSPELGALLMGTLLSGHPKGTEMAKSLWSLKEAFLVAFFLEIGLKEGLSGVEAKLVLGLLLLSLLKAPLFFLLFLLLGLRARTAFVAGTYLGNYSEFALIVGVALEKAGLLPVTLSNLALLVALSMALSAPLGRYSHTLYKRLEPLLLRLERKGRHPDEEPERLDGATVLIVGMGRTGGAVYRVLEAGGERPFGLDADPEKVERHRAKGRRVLYGDAEDPELWERLDLSGVKAVVLALPDLEAKLLAARWLKERGFRGVVAATSFHLEEDPALEAAGVSLLFHPFREAGERLAEKVLERLAIMGEVSHGRS; the protein is encoded by the coding sequence ATGGAGGCCCTCTGGGTCGCCGCCGCCTTCGCCCTAGGCCTTTTCGCCACCCGGCTAGGCCTCCCGCCCTTGGTGGGGTACCTGGGGGCAGGCTTTGGCCTTCACGCCCTGGGCCTTAGGGAAACGGAGTTCTTGCGCCACGCCGCCGAGATCGGCGTCCTCCTTCTCCTTTTTAGCGTGGGGCTCAAGCTTCGGCTTAAGGACCTCCTGGAGCCCCGGGTCCTGGGGGCAGGGGGGCTTCACCTCCTCCTCTTCGCCCTCCTGGCCCTGCCCTTCGTGGGCCTTCTTCCCCTGGCCGTGGCCCTGGGTTTTTCCAGCACGGTGCTGGTGGCCAAGCTTCTTGAAGACAAGCGGGAACTCACCACCTACCACGGCCGCCTCTCCTTGGGCATCCTGGTACTCCAGGACCTGGTGGCGGTGGGCCTCCTCACCCTTTATGGGGCGGGTTCGGTGAGCCCTTGGACCCTTTTGGTCCTCCTTTTCCCCCTTTTCCGCTCCCAGGTGGGCTGGCTTCTGGAAAGGAGCGGCCACGAGGAACTCTTGGTCCTCTTCGGCATGGGGCTTGCCCTTTTGGGCGGGGAAACCTTCCGCCAGGTGGGGTTATCCCCGGAGCTGGGGGCGCTCCTCATGGGCACCCTCCTCTCCGGGCACCCCAAGGGCACGGAGATGGCCAAGTCCTTGTGGAGCCTGAAGGAAGCCTTCCTGGTGGCCTTTTTTCTGGAAATCGGCCTAAAGGAGGGGCTAAGCGGGGTGGAGGCAAAGCTCGTGCTGGGCCTCCTCCTCCTTTCCCTCCTCAAAGCCCCCCTCTTCTTCCTCCTCTTCCTCCTCCTGGGCCTCCGGGCCCGCACCGCCTTTGTGGCGGGGACCTACCTCGGCAACTACTCGGAGTTCGCCCTCATCGTGGGGGTGGCCTTGGAGAAGGCCGGGCTTCTCCCGGTGACGCTGAGCAACCTGGCCCTCCTGGTGGCCCTTTCCATGGCCCTCTCCGCCCCCCTTGGCCGCTATAGCCACACCCTCTATAAGCGCCTCGAGCCCCTGCTCCTCCGCCTAGAGCGGAAGGGCCGCCACCCCGACGAGGAGCCCGAGCGCCTGGACGGGGCCACGGTCCTCATCGTGGGCATGGGGCGCACGGGGGGAGCGGTCTACCGGGTCTTGGAGGCGGGTGGGGAGCGGCCCTTCGGCCTGGACGCCGACCCCGAGAAGGTGGAAAGGCACCGGGCCAAGGGCCGGCGGGTCCTCTACGGGGATGCGGAGGACCCCGAGCTTTGGGAAAGGCTGGACCTCTCGGGGGTCAAGGCGGTGGTCCTGGCCCTGCCGGACCTCGAGGCCAAGCTCCTCGCCGCCCGCTGGCTCAAGGAAAGGGGCTTTAGGGGCGTGGTGGCGGCCACCAGCTTCCACCTGGAGGAGGACCCGGCCTTGGAGGCCGCCGGGGTGAGCCTCCTCTTCCACCCCTTCCGGGAGGCGGGGGAGCGCTTGGCGGAGAAGGTACTGGAAAGGCTCGCTATAATGGGTGAGGTGAGCCATGGCCGGTCATAG
- a CDS encoding YebC/PmpR family DNA-binding transcriptional regulator, which yields MAGHSKWAQIKRKKAANDLKRGKIISKHLRAIQAAARAGGSPYPEANVQLRNAIEAARADDVPMENIERLLQKLQGGGESAEQYEEIVYEGYAPGGVALLVYALTDNRNRTAGEVRHVFSKYGGSLGTSGSVAWQFERKGVIVCQNSEAAQEAAIELGALDLEEEGDSLTLYTDPAEAYRIAEELKKRGIPVEAVEVVQHPQNTVSLSPEEAAKVMRLVEALEDLDDVQNVYTNLDPASLQVEA from the coding sequence ATGGCCGGTCATAGCAAGTGGGCACAAATCAAGCGCAAGAAAGCCGCCAACGACCTAAAGCGCGGCAAGATCATCTCCAAGCACCTCAGGGCCATCCAGGCGGCGGCCCGCGCCGGAGGAAGCCCCTACCCCGAGGCCAACGTCCAGCTGCGCAACGCCATTGAGGCCGCCCGCGCCGACGATGTGCCCATGGAGAACATTGAGCGCCTCCTGCAGAAGCTCCAAGGGGGCGGGGAGAGCGCCGAGCAGTACGAGGAGATCGTCTACGAGGGCTACGCCCCGGGCGGGGTGGCCCTTTTGGTCTACGCCCTCACGGACAACCGGAACCGCACCGCTGGCGAGGTGCGCCACGTCTTCTCCAAGTACGGGGGTTCCTTGGGCACCTCGGGGAGCGTGGCCTGGCAGTTTGAGCGGAAAGGCGTCATCGTCTGCCAAAACTCCGAAGCTGCCCAGGAGGCGGCCATTGAGCTCGGCGCTTTGGACCTGGAGGAGGAAGGGGATAGCCTCACCCTCTACACCGACCCCGCCGAGGCCTACCGCATCGCCGAGGAGCTCAAGAAGCGGGGCATCCCCGTGGAGGCGGTGGAGGTGGTGCAACACCCCCAGAACACCGTAAGCCTCTCCCCCGAGGAGGCCGCCAAGGTCATGCGCCTGGTGGAGGCCTTAGAGGACCTGGACGACGTGCAGAACGTCTACACCAACCTAGACCCGGCAAGCCTCCAGGTGGAGGCGTAA